One window from the genome of Pempheris klunzingeri isolate RE-2024b chromosome 7, fPemKlu1.hap1, whole genome shotgun sequence encodes:
- the LOC139203908 gene encoding arrestin domain-containing protein 3-like, whose product MPTVQSLTLTYDAPNEHGTFSEGDTITGKVTLALSKETTVQSLFVKAKGDADVHWSKKRGDRTYTYSAHKRYFKLKQFLIPEDPKDTVVAQGTHVYKFNFNIPPGSIPSSFKGSHGKIVFKLEAKLSRSWRMDRTVEKNFNFVSKSFPNIASLMLQQAGSINKEMGLFSKRNVHMDVILDRRTYAPGEAMVIVAKINNSSSNEMTPKFSLMQEVVYRANGNTKHKAITIHKLVDSCIKPQTQKEVKCTMLIPRDQIYTIQNCDIITVTYHLKVYLDISFAFDPEVILPVVIVPPDLLLGPQPGVAMGPYGAIGGPSNSDFPPPVMPMGPYPAGAIGAPSISYHPPPAMSMGPYPASPHSGAHGYPGTQSYSAPPPAYPGNLPVFAGPPAQPAHMSGGYNNPGPQLASPYGSPFSSSPSSPLLHPPPTAPTFHPPPCVPEIPPSPSSQPLNTPTTALPSSPLPSAPMMTVDFLSQTDEAPPSYTLIFPSSGGETSDAKK is encoded by the exons ATGCCCACAGTTCAAAGCTTAACGCTGACTTACGACGCGCCGAACGAGCACGGGACGTTTTCGGAGGGGGACACAATTACTGGAAAAGTAACATTGGCCTTGTCAAAGGAGACCACAGTTCAAAGCCTGTTTGTTAAAGCTAAAGGGGACGCTGACGTGCACTGGTCTAAAAAGAGAGGGGATCGCACATATACATACTCTGCACACAAGAGAtatttcaaactgaagcagtttcTGATCCCAGAGGACCCCAAGG ACACTGTAGTTGCCCAAGGGACCCATGTGTATAAATTCAACTTCAACATACCACCAGG AAGCATTCCTTCATCTTTCAAGGGGAGTCATGGAAAGATCGTCTTCAAGCTGGAAGCCAAGCTGTCCAGGAGCTGGAGGATGGACCGCACAGTAGAGAAGAATTTCAATTTCGTCTCCAAGTCCTTTCCAAACATTGCGTCTCTGATG TTGCAGCAAGCTGGTTCAATAAACAAGGAGATGGGGCTTTTCTCAAAAAGAAATGTGCACATGGATGTCATCCTTGACCGGAGGACTTATGCTCCAG GTGAAGCAATGGTGATTGTTGCAAAAATCAACAATTCCTCATCTAATGAGATGACACCCAAATTTAGTTTAATGCAGGAGGTGGTGTACCGTGCCAACGGTAATACCAAACATAAGGCCATCACTATCCACAAACTGGTTGACAGCTGTATTAAACCCCAAACACAGAAGGAGGTTAAGTGCACAATGTTGATTCCCCGTGATCAGATTTACACGATCCAGAATTGTGACATTATCACGGTGACATACCATTTAAAG gtgtACTTGGACATCAGCTTTGCTTTCGATCCAGAAGTTATACTCCCTGTGGTCATTGTTCCTCCTGACCTGCTCCTTGGCCCTCAGCCTGGTGTGGCTATGGGTCCCTATGGGGCTATTGGGGGCCCAAGTAACAGCGACTTCCCTCCCCCTGTAATGCCTATGGGTCCCTATCCAGCAGGGGCTATTGGTGCCCCAAGTATCAGCTACCATCCTCCCCCTGCGATGTCTATGGGTCCCTATCCAGCATCCCCACATTCAGGCGCTCATGGATACCCAGGAACCCAGAGTTATTCAGCACCGCCACCTGCATACCCAGGCAACCTACCGGTGTTTGCTGGTCCACCAGCTCAGCCAGCACACATGAGTGGGGGCTACAACAACCCAGGGCCACAGCTGGCTTCTCCGTATGGATCTCcattttcatcatcaccatcatctcctTTGCTTCACCCTCCACCTACCGCCCCAACATTTCACCCACCCCCATGTGTCCCAGAGATCCCACCATCCCCTTCTTCTCAACCGTTAAACACACCCACAACCGCTCTTCCATCCAGCCCGCTGCCTTCTGCACCAATGATGACCGTCGACTTCCTGTCTCAGACGGATGAGGCTCCTCCATCATATACACTCATTTTCCCGTCTTCTGGTGGCGAAACATCTGACGCAAAAAAGTAG
- the LOC139203969 gene encoding arrestin domain-containing protein 3-like yields MSPIKDLSLTYEALNEENTVSQGDTITGAVSFTLTKQTKVKLLLVKAKGDARVDWSEGTGDDRRSYSAHRRYFKVKEYVFAENAKVGTVLPQGTHCFRFRLQIPQGDMPASFKGLHGKIVYVLEAKLSRSWRLPSVLQTELNFVSKSFSRYGQALCPLSGLVDKKVGVLSKGQVKMSATVDREVYCPGDTVSVVAQICNSSSKTMKPKFSLQQNVEFRASGSSNLCSKNLCKIVGDIIPPNSEETISCQVKIPFDVTPTLHDCEIISVDCYLKVYLDISFAVDPEVAFRLIIVPSSHAALLPGDAVGPFPAGAVGGPSYSDFPPPAFPIAPYPVPTGPGPYGYPAPDPNSHANMTSGYNTQWPQQAPPYGFPPAAVWSSSVQPQAPTAPPLFQQETEPPTYTSLFPPSRGTGSNQKS; encoded by the exons ATGTCTCCGATAAAGGACTTGAGTCTCACTTACGAAGCTCTTAACGAGGAGAACACTGTCTCTCAAGGAGACACTATCACGGGCGCGGTCTCTTTCACTTTGACCAAACAAACCAAGGTGAAGCTCCTCCTGGTGAAAGCCAAGGGGGACGCGCGTGTGGACTGGTCGGAGGGAACCGGAGATGACAGGAGGTCGTACTCTGCGCACAGGAGATACTTCAAAGTCAAAGAATATGTATTTGCAGAAAATGCTAAAG TTGGCACTGTGCTTCCACAAGGCACCCACTGCTTCAGGTTCAGGCTTCAGATCCCACAGGG GGACATGCCGGCCTCCTTCAAGGGGCTTCATGGAAAGATTGTCTACGTTCTCGAAGCAAAGTTGTCCAGGAGCTGGCGGTTGCCTTCTGTTTTACAAACAGAGCTCAATTTTGTGTCAAAGTCCTTTTCACGCTATGGCCAAGCACTT TGTCCCCTCTCTGGCTTGGTGGATAAAAAGGTTGGGGTTCTCTCCAAAGGACAGGTCAAGATGTCTGCCACTGTTGACAGAGAGGTTTACTGTCCAG GTGACACTGTATCTGTTGTTGCCCAAATCTGCAACTCCTCTTCCAAAACGATGAAGCCCAAGTTCAGCCTGCAGCAGAACGTAGAGTTCCGCGCTAGCGGCTCCTCCAATCTCTGTAGCAAAAACCTGTGCAAAATCGTTGGGGACATTATCCCACCAAACTCAGAGGAAACCATCTCCTGCCAAGTGAAGATTCCGTTCGATGTCACCCCCACCCTCCATGATTGTGAAATCATCTCAGTTGACTGTTACCTCAAG GTGTATTTGGACATCAGTTTTGCCGTCGACCCGGAGGTGGCGTTCCGACTGATCATCGTGCCTTCTAGCCACGCTGCCCTTCTGCCTGGTGATGCCGTGGGGCCTTTCCCTGCTGGGGCTGTTGGGGGCCCAAGTTACAGCGActtccctcctcctgctttcCCTATTGCACCTTATCCTGTACCCACTGGCCCAGGTCCCTATGGATACCCGGCACCAGATCCCAATTCACATGCGAACATGACAAGTGGCTATAATACTCAGTGGCCGCAACAGGCCCCTCCATATGGTTTTCCACCTGCAGCTGTCTGGTCATCCTCAGTGCAGCCTCAAGCCCCCACTGCTCCACCTCTGTTTCAACAGGAAACAGAACCTCCAACCTATACGtcccttttccctccttctcGTGGGACTGGGTCAAATCAGAAAAGCTGA